Proteins from one Bombus affinis isolate iyBomAffi1 chromosome 1, iyBomAffi1.2, whole genome shotgun sequence genomic window:
- the LOC126928703 gene encoding ribose-phosphate pyrophosphokinase 1 isoform X3, translating into MINENKYSWAHRMDLSEQHKRKQICQCSQKLKGNVMPVSQPVRAKSLLRANLENSRGRLLQSRMPNIKVFSGTSHPDLAQRIVDRLGIDIGKVVTKKFSNLETCVEIGESVRGEDVYIVQSGSGEVNDNLMELLIMINACKIASASRVTAVIPCFPYARQDKKDKDFVPDLSTSRAPISAKLVANMLSVAGADHIITMDLHASQIQGFFDIPVDNLFAEPAVLKWIKENIIEWRNSIIVSPDAGGAKRVTSIADRLNVEFALIHKERKKANEVASMVLVGDVKDRVAILVDDMADTCGTICHAAEKLLEAGATKVYAILTHGIFSGPAISRINNACFEAVVVTNTIPQDGHMQDCPKIQCIDVSMMFAEAVRRTHNGESVSYLFSNVPY; encoded by the exons ATGATAAATGAAAACAAATATTCTTGGGCACATAGAATGGATCTCTCAGAACAACACAAGCGCAAACAAATATGTCAGTGCTCACAGAAACTTAAGGGAAATG TGATGCCTGTGTCCCAGCCAGTGCGTGCTAAGAGTTTGTTACGCGCAAACTTAGAAAATTCTCGCGGGCGACTTTTACAGAGCAGAATGCCAAACATTAAAGTCTTCAGTGGCACATCGCATCCAGATTTGGCTCAACGTATCGTTGACAGACTCGGTATTGACATTGGAAAAGTTGTCACGAAGAAATTTAGTAACCTCGAAACATG CGTGGAAATAGGAGAATCTGTTCGTGGAGAAGATGTATACATTGTACAAAGTGGAAGTGGAGAAGTAAATGACAACTTGATGGAATTATTGATTATGATCAATGCATGTAAAATTGCTTCTGCATCTCGAGTAACTGCTGTAATTCCTTGTTTCCCGTATGCAAGACAAGATAAGAAGGATAAG GATTTTGTGCCCGACCTCTCTACA AGTCGTGCGCCTATTTCAGCAAAGTTAGTAGCAAATATGTTGTCAGTAGCAGGAGCTGATCACATTATTACAATGGATTTGCATGCTAGTCAAATACAAGGATTTTTTGACATTCCAGTTGACAACTTATTTGCTGAACCAGCTGTTTTGAAATGGATTAAAGAAAACATTATAGAATGGCGAAATAGTATCATTGTTTCTCCAGATGCTGGTGGTGCTAAAag GGTAACATCTATTGCTGATCGATTAAATGTTGAATTTGCTCttatacataaagaaaggaaaaaggcgAATGAAGTTGCTAGTATGGTATTAGTTGGAGATGTAAAAGACAGAGTTGCTATTCTAGTAGACGACATGGCCGACACTTGTGGCACTATTTGTCATGCAGCAGAAAAGCTTTTAGAAGCTGGAGCAACAAAAGTATATGCCATTTTAACACATGGAATTTTCAGTGGCCCAGCGATTAGTAGAATTAACAATGCATGTTTCGAAGCTGTGGTAGTAACAAATACCATTCCTCAAGATGGCCATATGCAGGATTGTCCAAAGATACAG TGTATTGATGTATCAATGATGTTCGCTGAGGCTGTAAGGCGGACTCATAACGGTGAATCTGTATCGTACCTGTTTTCAAATGTACCGTACTAG
- the LOC126928703 gene encoding ribose-phosphate pyrophosphokinase 1 isoform X2 has protein sequence MINENKYSWAHRMDLSEQHKRKQICQCSQKLKGNVMPVSQPVRAKSLLRANLENSRGRLLQSRMPNIKVFSGTSHPDLAQRIVDRLGIDIGKVVTKKFSNLETCVEIGESVRGEDVYIVQSGSGEVNDNLMELLIMINACKIASASRVTAVIPCFPYARQDKKDKGGDGHDNRNSKKQIIMKSNEWKFRSRAPISAKLVANMLSVAGADHIITMDLHASQIQGFFDIPVDNLFAEPAVLKWIKENIIEWRNSIIVSPDAGGAKRVTSIADRLNVEFALIHKERKKANEVASMVLVGDVKDRVAILVDDMADTCGTICHAAEKLLEAGATKVYAILTHGIFSGPAISRINNACFEAVVVTNTIPQDGHMQDCPKIQCIDVSMMFAEAVRRTHNGESVSYLFSNVPY, from the exons ATGATAAATGAAAACAAATATTCTTGGGCACATAGAATGGATCTCTCAGAACAACACAAGCGCAAACAAATATGTCAGTGCTCACAGAAACTTAAGGGAAATG TGATGCCTGTGTCCCAGCCAGTGCGTGCTAAGAGTTTGTTACGCGCAAACTTAGAAAATTCTCGCGGGCGACTTTTACAGAGCAGAATGCCAAACATTAAAGTCTTCAGTGGCACATCGCATCCAGATTTGGCTCAACGTATCGTTGACAGACTCGGTATTGACATTGGAAAAGTTGTCACGAAGAAATTTAGTAACCTCGAAACATG CGTGGAAATAGGAGAATCTGTTCGTGGAGAAGATGTATACATTGTACAAAGTGGAAGTGGAGAAGTAAATGACAACTTGATGGAATTATTGATTATGATCAATGCATGTAAAATTGCTTCTGCATCTCGAGTAACTGCTGTAATTCCTTGTTTCCCGTATGCAAGACAAGATAAGAAGGATAAG GGTGGTGATGGACACGACAACAGAAATTCTAAGAAACAAATTATCATGAAGTCAAACGAGTGGAAATTCAGG AGTCGTGCGCCTATTTCAGCAAAGTTAGTAGCAAATATGTTGTCAGTAGCAGGAGCTGATCACATTATTACAATGGATTTGCATGCTAGTCAAATACAAGGATTTTTTGACATTCCAGTTGACAACTTATTTGCTGAACCAGCTGTTTTGAAATGGATTAAAGAAAACATTATAGAATGGCGAAATAGTATCATTGTTTCTCCAGATGCTGGTGGTGCTAAAag GGTAACATCTATTGCTGATCGATTAAATGTTGAATTTGCTCttatacataaagaaaggaaaaaggcgAATGAAGTTGCTAGTATGGTATTAGTTGGAGATGTAAAAGACAGAGTTGCTATTCTAGTAGACGACATGGCCGACACTTGTGGCACTATTTGTCATGCAGCAGAAAAGCTTTTAGAAGCTGGAGCAACAAAAGTATATGCCATTTTAACACATGGAATTTTCAGTGGCCCAGCGATTAGTAGAATTAACAATGCATGTTTCGAAGCTGTGGTAGTAACAAATACCATTCCTCAAGATGGCCATATGCAGGATTGTCCAAAGATACAG TGTATTGATGTATCAATGATGTTCGCTGAGGCTGTAAGGCGGACTCATAACGGTGAATCTGTATCGTACCTGTTTTCAAATGTACCGTACTAG
- the LOC126928703 gene encoding ribose-phosphate pyrophosphokinase 1 isoform X4, protein MINENKYSWAHRMDLSEQHKRKQICQCSQKLKGNVMPVSQPVRAKSLLRANLENSRGRLLQSRMPNIKVFSGTSHPDLAQRIVDRLGIDIGKVVTKKFSNLETCVEIGESVRGEDVYIVQSGSGEVNDNLMELLIMINACKIASASRVTAVIPCFPYARQDKKDKSRAPISAKLVANMLSVAGADHIITMDLHASQIQGFFDIPVDNLFAEPAVLKWIKENIIEWRNSIIVSPDAGGAKRVTSIADRLNVEFALIHKERKKANEVASMVLVGDVKDRVAILVDDMADTCGTICHAAEKLLEAGATKVYAILTHGIFSGPAISRINNACFEAVVVTNTIPQDGHMQDCPKIQCIDVSMMFAEAVRRTHNGESVSYLFSNVPY, encoded by the exons ATGATAAATGAAAACAAATATTCTTGGGCACATAGAATGGATCTCTCAGAACAACACAAGCGCAAACAAATATGTCAGTGCTCACAGAAACTTAAGGGAAATG TGATGCCTGTGTCCCAGCCAGTGCGTGCTAAGAGTTTGTTACGCGCAAACTTAGAAAATTCTCGCGGGCGACTTTTACAGAGCAGAATGCCAAACATTAAAGTCTTCAGTGGCACATCGCATCCAGATTTGGCTCAACGTATCGTTGACAGACTCGGTATTGACATTGGAAAAGTTGTCACGAAGAAATTTAGTAACCTCGAAACATG CGTGGAAATAGGAGAATCTGTTCGTGGAGAAGATGTATACATTGTACAAAGTGGAAGTGGAGAAGTAAATGACAACTTGATGGAATTATTGATTATGATCAATGCATGTAAAATTGCTTCTGCATCTCGAGTAACTGCTGTAATTCCTTGTTTCCCGTATGCAAGACAAGATAAGAAGGATAAG AGTCGTGCGCCTATTTCAGCAAAGTTAGTAGCAAATATGTTGTCAGTAGCAGGAGCTGATCACATTATTACAATGGATTTGCATGCTAGTCAAATACAAGGATTTTTTGACATTCCAGTTGACAACTTATTTGCTGAACCAGCTGTTTTGAAATGGATTAAAGAAAACATTATAGAATGGCGAAATAGTATCATTGTTTCTCCAGATGCTGGTGGTGCTAAAag GGTAACATCTATTGCTGATCGATTAAATGTTGAATTTGCTCttatacataaagaaaggaaaaaggcgAATGAAGTTGCTAGTATGGTATTAGTTGGAGATGTAAAAGACAGAGTTGCTATTCTAGTAGACGACATGGCCGACACTTGTGGCACTATTTGTCATGCAGCAGAAAAGCTTTTAGAAGCTGGAGCAACAAAAGTATATGCCATTTTAACACATGGAATTTTCAGTGGCCCAGCGATTAGTAGAATTAACAATGCATGTTTCGAAGCTGTGGTAGTAACAAATACCATTCCTCAAGATGGCCATATGCAGGATTGTCCAAAGATACAG TGTATTGATGTATCAATGATGTTCGCTGAGGCTGTAAGGCGGACTCATAACGGTGAATCTGTATCGTACCTGTTTTCAAATGTACCGTACTAG
- the LOC126928703 gene encoding ribose-phosphate pyrophosphokinase 1 isoform X1: MINENKYSWAHRMDLSEQHKRKQICQCSQKLKGNVMPVSQPVRAKSLLRANLENSRGRLLQSRMPNIKVFSGTSHPDLAQRIVDRLGIDIGKVVTKKFSNLETCVEIGESVRGEDVYIVQSGSGEVNDNLMELLIMINACKIASASRVTAVIPCFPYARQDKKDKGGDGHDNRNSKKQIIMKSNEWKFRDFVPDLSTSRAPISAKLVANMLSVAGADHIITMDLHASQIQGFFDIPVDNLFAEPAVLKWIKENIIEWRNSIIVSPDAGGAKRVTSIADRLNVEFALIHKERKKANEVASMVLVGDVKDRVAILVDDMADTCGTICHAAEKLLEAGATKVYAILTHGIFSGPAISRINNACFEAVVVTNTIPQDGHMQDCPKIQCIDVSMMFAEAVRRTHNGESVSYLFSNVPY, from the exons ATGATAAATGAAAACAAATATTCTTGGGCACATAGAATGGATCTCTCAGAACAACACAAGCGCAAACAAATATGTCAGTGCTCACAGAAACTTAAGGGAAATG TGATGCCTGTGTCCCAGCCAGTGCGTGCTAAGAGTTTGTTACGCGCAAACTTAGAAAATTCTCGCGGGCGACTTTTACAGAGCAGAATGCCAAACATTAAAGTCTTCAGTGGCACATCGCATCCAGATTTGGCTCAACGTATCGTTGACAGACTCGGTATTGACATTGGAAAAGTTGTCACGAAGAAATTTAGTAACCTCGAAACATG CGTGGAAATAGGAGAATCTGTTCGTGGAGAAGATGTATACATTGTACAAAGTGGAAGTGGAGAAGTAAATGACAACTTGATGGAATTATTGATTATGATCAATGCATGTAAAATTGCTTCTGCATCTCGAGTAACTGCTGTAATTCCTTGTTTCCCGTATGCAAGACAAGATAAGAAGGATAAG GGTGGTGATGGACACGACAACAGAAATTCTAAGAAACAAATTATCATGAAGTCAAACGAGTGGAAATTCAGG GATTTTGTGCCCGACCTCTCTACA AGTCGTGCGCCTATTTCAGCAAAGTTAGTAGCAAATATGTTGTCAGTAGCAGGAGCTGATCACATTATTACAATGGATTTGCATGCTAGTCAAATACAAGGATTTTTTGACATTCCAGTTGACAACTTATTTGCTGAACCAGCTGTTTTGAAATGGATTAAAGAAAACATTATAGAATGGCGAAATAGTATCATTGTTTCTCCAGATGCTGGTGGTGCTAAAag GGTAACATCTATTGCTGATCGATTAAATGTTGAATTTGCTCttatacataaagaaaggaaaaaggcgAATGAAGTTGCTAGTATGGTATTAGTTGGAGATGTAAAAGACAGAGTTGCTATTCTAGTAGACGACATGGCCGACACTTGTGGCACTATTTGTCATGCAGCAGAAAAGCTTTTAGAAGCTGGAGCAACAAAAGTATATGCCATTTTAACACATGGAATTTTCAGTGGCCCAGCGATTAGTAGAATTAACAATGCATGTTTCGAAGCTGTGGTAGTAACAAATACCATTCCTCAAGATGGCCATATGCAGGATTGTCCAAAGATACAG TGTATTGATGTATCAATGATGTTCGCTGAGGCTGTAAGGCGGACTCATAACGGTGAATCTGTATCGTACCTGTTTTCAAATGTACCGTACTAG